The following proteins are co-located in the Candidatus Competibacteraceae bacterium genome:
- a CDS encoding threonine synthase has translation MRYLSTRGGMAPATFSEILLGGLAPDGGLTIPEHYPTLAPGELAGWRRLSYPELAFAILRKFADDLPDDDLHALVERTYTADRFHTKAITPATNLLDDVWLLRLSNGPTLAFKDIAMQLLGNLFEYALLKTSGHLNILGATSGDTGSSAEYAMRGKRGIQVFMLSPHQKMSRFQTAQMFSLQDPNIFNIAVHGVFDDCQDIVKAVSNDAEFKARHAIGTVNSINWARVVAQIVYYFKGWLAVTTRDDQEVSFAVPSGNFGNICAGYIAKRMGLPIRRLILATNENNVLDEFFRTGVYRVRQTDQVAHTSSPSMDISKASNFERFIFDVVGRDPAMVRELWRQVDTFGFFDLSGTDAFRAIAQSGFVSGSSNHPDRMAVIRWIHQECGVVVDTHTADGIKVGLEYREQGVPLLCLETALPAKFEDSIVEALGHPPERPTGYENIEALPQRFEVMEADVAAVKAYITQHAG, from the coding sequence ATGCGCTACCTCAGCACCCGGGGCGGCATGGCCCCCGCGACCTTTTCCGAGATCCTGCTGGGCGGGCTGGCGCCCGACGGCGGCCTGACCATTCCGGAACACTACCCGACCCTGGCGCCCGGTGAGCTGGCCGGTTGGCGCCGCCTGTCCTACCCGGAACTGGCGTTCGCCATCCTGCGCAAATTCGCCGACGACCTGCCGGATGACGACCTGCACGCACTGGTCGAACGTACCTACACCGCTGACCGCTTCCATACCAAAGCCATTACGCCGGCCACCAATCTGCTGGATGACGTCTGGCTGCTGCGGCTGTCGAATGGCCCGACCCTGGCGTTCAAGGATATCGCCATGCAGTTGCTTGGCAACCTGTTCGAATACGCCCTGCTCAAGACCAGCGGCCACCTCAATATCCTCGGCGCCACCTCGGGCGACACCGGCTCCAGCGCCGAATATGCCATGCGCGGCAAGCGCGGCATCCAGGTGTTCATGCTCTCGCCTCACCAGAAGATGAGCCGGTTCCAGACCGCGCAGATGTTCTCGCTGCAAGATCCCAATATCTTCAACATCGCCGTGCATGGCGTGTTCGACGACTGTCAGGACATCGTCAAGGCGGTCAGCAACGATGCCGAATTCAAGGCTCGCCACGCCATCGGTACCGTCAACTCCATCAACTGGGCACGGGTGGTGGCGCAGATCGTCTATTACTTCAAGGGCTGGCTGGCGGTCACCACGCGCGACGACCAGGAAGTGTCCTTTGCCGTGCCGTCCGGCAACTTCGGCAATATCTGCGCCGGTTACATCGCCAAGCGCATGGGCCTCCCCATCCGCCGACTGATCCTCGCCACCAACGAAAACAATGTGCTCGATGAGTTCTTCCGCACCGGCGTCTACCGGGTGCGTCAGACCGATCAAGTGGCGCACACCAGCAGCCCCTCGATGGACATCTCCAAGGCATCCAATTTCGAGCGCTTCATTTTCGATGTGGTCGGGCGCGATCCGGCGATGGTCCGCGAACTGTGGCGGCAGGTGGATACTTTCGGTTTCTTCGACTTGTCCGGCACCGACGCCTTCCGCGCCATCGCGCAATCCGGCTTCGTGTCCGGCTCCAGCAACCACCCGGACCGCATGGCGGTGATCCGCTGGATTCACCAGGAATGTGGCGTGGTCGTCGACACTCACACCGCCGATGGCATCAAAGTCGGGCTGGAGTATCGCGAGCAAGGCGTACCGCTGCTGTGCCTGGAAACCGCCCTGCCAGCTAAATTCGAGGATTCCATCGTCGAAGCGCTGGGCCATCCACCGGAACGCCCGACCGGCTACGAAAACATCGAAGCGCTACCGCAACGCTTTGAGGTGATGGAAGCGGATGTAGCAGCGGTCAAGGCGTATATCACGCAACACGCGGGCTGA
- a CDS encoding acetylxylan esterase, with protein MLQHGFSFDPTHGYDLATLLAVTPPAEPPDFAGFWRNLYARAREVTVAPILREVPSPHPRIHMFELEFTSLNGFLVKGWLTRPRDEPVERGVVVGHGYGGRDGPDFHLPIPRAAMLFPCARGISRSACAGIPANPDDHVLHGIGGRDTYVHGGCAADTVWCAASALLELFPTAARRLEYLGISFGGGLGALALPWDERFHRAHLNVPSFGHHPLRLGMPCVGSGEAVRRHQRRTGQVMDTLRYFDAAVAARHLCIPMHVAAARFDPAVPPPGQFAVYNALAGSKELFVLRAGHFDHRGTIAEDRRLLDALAYFFNRD; from the coding sequence ATGCTTCAACACGGTTTTTCCTTCGATCCGACCCATGGTTACGATCTTGCCACCTTACTGGCGGTGACGCCACCGGCCGAGCCACCCGATTTCGCCGGTTTCTGGCGAAACTTGTACGCCCGTGCTCGCGAGGTCACGGTTGCGCCGATATTGCGGGAGGTTCCCAGCCCACACCCGCGTATCCATATGTTCGAGCTGGAATTTACATCGCTGAACGGGTTTCTGGTCAAGGGCTGGCTGACCCGGCCGCGCGATGAGCCCGTCGAACGCGGCGTCGTGGTCGGTCACGGCTATGGCGGTCGGGACGGCCCGGATTTTCATCTGCCCATCCCTCGGGCGGCGATGCTATTTCCCTGTGCCCGAGGCATTTCCCGCAGTGCCTGCGCCGGGATTCCGGCGAACCCGGACGATCATGTGTTGCATGGGATCGGTGGGCGGGATACTTACGTGCACGGTGGTTGCGCGGCCGATACCGTGTGGTGCGCGGCTTCGGCGCTCCTGGAACTGTTTCCCACGGCGGCGCGGCGGCTGGAGTATTTGGGGATCAGTTTCGGTGGCGGCCTCGGCGCGCTGGCCCTGCCGTGGGACGAACGGTTTCATCGAGCCCATCTGAACGTACCCAGTTTCGGCCATCATCCGCTGCGCTTGGGAATGCCCTGCGTGGGCAGTGGCGAGGCGGTACGTCGCCACCAGCGGCGGACTGGCCAGGTCATGGATACGCTGCGCTACTTTGACGCCGCTGTTGCCGCGCGCCATTTATGTATTCCCATGCATGTCGCCGCCGCCCGCTTCGATCCGGCGGTGCCGCCGCCCGGCCAGTTCGCGGTTTATAACGCGCTCGCCGGTTCCAAGGAGCTGTTCGTGCTGCGGGCGGGCCATTTCGATCACAGGGGCACGATCGCCGAGGACCGACGCTTGCTGGATGCGCTGGCGTACTTCTTCAACCGCGATTGA
- a CDS encoding FAD-dependent oxidoreductase, with amino-acid sequence MADRDLLIIGAGISGLSMAHYAAAVGLNVLVLEQEDRVGGCLHSHRFSDEMEGFWLELGAHSSFNSYGNLLAILEPIGLLDRLQRRAKVGFRMFAGGAIKSILSQLYFPGLPLAPFRLLGLIKTGRTVAEYYGRIVGRRNYAAVFEPAFNAVICQPADEFPADSLFQSRPRRKDVPRSFTLPGGLQTIADTLAGQAGISVELGQNAREIRRDGKGFVVRTDRGEYSTRALCLATPVAAAAELLSAPFPDIAGRLAEIKTAKLESVGVALPAARLSLPPVAGLIGRGEAFYSAVSRDTVPDAYWRGFTFHFRPGVLGEEEKIERIAQVLGIDRSLLESGNVVPKLNRLPALRVGHGERAKELNQALAGNRLALVGNYFSGVAIEDCVTRSRTEFERLRREGL; translated from the coding sequence ATGGCCGACCGCGATCTGTTGATTATAGGAGCCGGTATCAGCGGCTTGAGCATGGCCCATTACGCTGCCGCCGTCGGCCTGAACGTGCTGGTGCTGGAGCAGGAAGATCGGGTGGGGGGATGCTTGCACTCGCATCGTTTCAGCGATGAGATGGAGGGGTTCTGGCTGGAGTTGGGTGCGCACAGCAGCTTCAATTCCTATGGCAACCTGTTGGCGATCCTGGAACCGATCGGCCTGCTGGACCGCTTGCAACGCCGGGCCAAGGTCGGTTTCCGGATGTTTGCCGGTGGCGCGATCAAAAGCATCCTTTCCCAGTTGTACTTCCCGGGACTGCCGCTGGCGCCGTTCCGGCTGCTTGGTCTGATCAAAACCGGGCGCACCGTCGCCGAGTACTACGGCCGCATCGTCGGCCGACGCAATTACGCGGCGGTGTTCGAACCGGCCTTCAATGCGGTGATCTGCCAGCCGGCCGACGAATTTCCCGCCGACAGCCTGTTTCAATCCCGGCCCCGGCGCAAGGACGTACCACGGAGTTTCACCTTGCCTGGCGGGTTGCAAACCATCGCCGATACCCTGGCCGGGCAAGCGGGTATTTCCGTCGAACTCGGGCAGAACGCGCGGGAGATCCGGCGCGACGGTAAGGGCTTCGTCGTCCGTACCGATCGTGGCGAGTACAGCACCCGCGCGCTTTGTCTGGCCACGCCGGTGGCGGCGGCGGCCGAATTGCTGAGCGCGCCGTTTCCCGACATCGCCGGGCGGCTGGCGGAGATCAAGACCGCCAAGCTCGAATCGGTCGGGGTGGCGCTACCGGCCGCGCGGTTATCCTTGCCGCCGGTGGCGGGGTTGATCGGCCGGGGCGAAGCGTTTTACTCGGCGGTATCGCGCGATACCGTGCCCGATGCCTACTGGCGAGGTTTTACCTTCCACTTTCGGCCCGGTGTGTTGGGCGAAGAAGAGAAGATCGAGCGAATCGCCCAAGTGCTCGGCATCGATCGATCCCTGCTCGAATCCGGGAACGTGGTGCCCAAGCTCAACCGGTTGCCCGCGCTGCGGGTCGGTCATGGCGAACGGGCCAAAGAGCTGAATCAGGCGTTGGCTGGAAATCGCTTGGCGCTGGTCGGCAATTACTTCAGCGGAGTGGCGATCGAGGATTGTGTGACCCGCTCGCGGACGGAGTTTGAGCGGTTGCGACGCGAGGGATTGTGA
- a CDS encoding SDR family NAD(P)-dependent oxidoreductase, which translates to MSMITKSNRKWYNLGIVGRSQDKLDAAATELRGIGARVSAHAADVRDYPALEKAMRDARAELESIHTLICGAAGNFPLAAEQISPNGFKSVVADGGQNLPGSGPGRGRS; encoded by the coding sequence ATGAGTATGATAACAAAATCTAATCGTAAATGGTATAACCTCGGCATCGTTGGCCGCTCGCAAGACAAGCTGGACGCGGCGGCGACGGAACTGCGGGGAATCGGCGCGCGAGTCTCGGCCCATGCCGCCGACGTGCGCGATTATCCCGCGCTGGAAAAAGCCATGCGGGATGCTCGCGCGGAACTGGAGTCGATTCATACTCTGATCTGCGGCGCGGCCGGCAATTTCCCCCTCGCCGCCGAACAGATCAGCCCCAACGGCTTCAAGTCGGTGGTCGCCGACGGCGGCCAGAACCTGCCCGGCTCCGGTCCGGGGCGTGGACGCAGTTGA
- a CDS encoding formylglycine-generating enzyme family protein: MAGAIAKRAEDTVGKLGVTQQTVGEVFRELVEIDEEGAVARRRASRARLVHSAETERLVKAFVDDARLLVVGRGEDGQPVVEVAHEALFSAWKTVRDWIANHREQLKAGQDLEEAAREWHGIGQHGSGLASGARLRRYRQAANPSELAAQFLRASRRRLWILRGVAGAVAGLVLAVAIGTVWLYANGLTVRHGTSMLLAAVGLYRASEPEMVRISVGEFWMGLREDDREARFSEKPRHRVTVSRPFEIGKYEVTFDEYDQFAHATGRALPSDQGWGRGRRPVINVSWEDAAAYVVWLSEMTGKSYRLPTEAEWEYAARAGSETARFWGDDAKRACQYANGADRSFQRYGYGGEIHDCDDNYVWTAVVGSFRANKLGVHDMMGNVWEWVRDSWHENYRGAPLDGSAWEEAGGGPRVLRGGSWYVAPDWLRSAARLGSNPRYMVSGVGFRLARTLTL, encoded by the coding sequence GTGGCGGGTGCTATCGCCAAGCGAGCGGAGGATACCGTCGGCAAGCTGGGCGTGACCCAACAAACGGTGGGCGAGGTTTTTCGGGAACTGGTGGAAATCGACGAGGAAGGCGCCGTCGCGCGGCGACGGGCGTCACGGGCGCGTCTGGTCCATTCGGCGGAGACCGAAAGGTTGGTCAAGGCGTTTGTCGATGATGCCCGCCTGCTGGTGGTCGGTCGGGGAGAGGATGGTCAGCCAGTGGTGGAAGTCGCCCACGAGGCGTTGTTCTCGGCATGGAAAACCGTGCGCGATTGGATCGCGAATCACCGCGAGCAACTCAAAGCGGGGCAGGATCTGGAGGAAGCCGCTCGGGAGTGGCATGGAATCGGCCAACATGGATCTGGATTGGCATCGGGTGCGAGGCTCAGACGTTACCGTCAGGCTGCAAATCCTTCCGAGTTGGCCGCCCAGTTTCTGCGCGCCAGCCGGCGGCGTTTGTGGATTCTTCGAGGCGTGGCGGGCGCCGTTGCCGGGCTGGTGCTGGCGGTCGCGATCGGAACCGTCTGGCTTTATGCGAATGGCCTAACCGTCAGACATGGAACCTCGATGCTGCTCGCCGCTGTTGGTCTTTACCGGGCGAGCGAGCCGGAGATGGTCAGGATTTCGGTCGGCGAATTCTGGATGGGGTTGCGCGAGGATGATCGGGAAGCACGTTTTAGCGAGAAACCGCGCCATCGGGTGACCGTCTCGCGACCCTTCGAGATCGGCAAATACGAGGTCACCTTCGATGAATACGATCAGTTTGCCCATGCCACGGGGCGGGCGTTGCCCAGTGATCAGGGTTGGGGCCGGGGCCGGCGGCCTGTCATCAACGTGTCCTGGGAGGATGCCGCTGCTTATGTCGTGTGGCTCTCCGAGATGACGGGCAAGTCTTACCGGCTGCCGACGGAAGCCGAGTGGGAATACGCGGCGCGGGCGGGCAGCGAAACGGCGCGATTCTGGGGCGATGATGCCAAGCGGGCCTGCCAGTATGCGAATGGGGCGGATCGGAGTTTTCAGCGATATGGATACGGTGGTGAGATTCATGACTGTGATGACAATTATGTTTGGACGGCGGTGGTGGGTTCTTTCAGGGCCAATAAACTTGGTGTGCATGACATGATGGGTAATGTTTGGGAGTGGGTACGGGATTCCTGGCATGAGAATTATCGGGGTGCGCCGCTGGACGGTTCGGCGTGGGAGGAAGCGGGCGGCGGTCCCCGGGTGCTGCGGGGCGGTTCGTGGTACGTCGCTCCGGACTGGTTGCGGTCGGCCGCGCGCCTCGGGAGCAACCCGCGCTACATGGTCAGCGGTGTAGGGTTCCGTCTGGCCAGGACATTAACTCTTTGA